One Synechococcus sp. CC9605 genomic window carries:
- the mutT gene encoding 8-oxo-dGTP diphosphatase MutT: MPRSPHPSARTIHASGGNSAPGLLNNSVELSACLLSWWQAHGRRDPVQKPWMFKPAGTWPEAVHQLDPYGIWIAEVMLQQTQLAVALPYWMRWMEAFPTVETLAAASLDEVRLQWQGLGYYSRVRRLHEAAQRLVGRPWPRSLEEWMALPGIGRTTAGSILSSAFNLRLPILDGNVKRVLARLTAHARPPARDDALFWCWSEALLDPVRARDTNQALMDLGATLCTPRQPACHRCPWHSQCAAYASGDPCRWPVTNAPKPLPFQVIGVGVVLNAAGEVLIDQRLEEGLLGGMWEFPGGKQEQGETIETCIARELKEELGIAVTVGAELITVDHAYSHKKLRFVVHLCDWMSGEPQPLASQQVRWVRPDDLVDYAFPAANARIIEALLGSLESSAHP; this comes from the coding sequence ATGCCCCGCTCACCGCATCCCAGCGCCCGCACCATTCACGCCAGTGGCGGCAACTCCGCTCCAGGCTTGCTCAACAACTCCGTTGAATTGAGCGCTTGCCTGCTCAGCTGGTGGCAGGCCCATGGCCGGCGTGATCCCGTGCAGAAGCCTTGGATGTTCAAGCCAGCCGGGACTTGGCCTGAAGCGGTTCACCAACTTGATCCCTACGGCATTTGGATTGCTGAGGTGATGCTGCAGCAGACCCAGTTGGCCGTGGCGCTTCCCTATTGGATGCGTTGGATGGAGGCATTTCCAACTGTCGAAACGTTGGCAGCGGCGTCCCTGGATGAGGTGCGGCTGCAGTGGCAGGGCCTCGGGTATTACTCCCGGGTCCGCCGGCTGCATGAGGCGGCGCAGCGGTTGGTGGGCCGACCGTGGCCGCGCAGCTTGGAGGAGTGGATGGCGTTGCCTGGCATCGGCCGCACCACCGCCGGCAGCATCCTCTCCAGTGCCTTCAATCTCCGGCTGCCGATCCTGGATGGCAACGTAAAACGGGTGCTGGCGCGCTTGACGGCCCATGCGCGCCCGCCGGCCCGTGACGATGCCTTGTTCTGGTGCTGGAGTGAGGCTCTGCTTGATCCGGTTCGGGCACGGGATACCAACCAGGCCTTGATGGATCTGGGGGCCACGCTCTGCACCCCCCGCCAGCCGGCCTGTCACCGCTGCCCCTGGCACTCCCAGTGCGCTGCCTACGCTTCCGGCGATCCCTGCCGCTGGCCCGTGACCAATGCCCCCAAGCCCCTGCCCTTCCAGGTGATCGGTGTGGGTGTCGTGCTCAACGCTGCCGGGGAGGTGTTGATCGACCAGCGCCTAGAGGAAGGCCTGCTGGGGGGAATGTGGGAGTTCCCCGGTGGCAAACAAGAACAAGGCGAAACGATCGAAACCTGCATTGCCCGCGAGTTGAAGGAGGAGCTCGGCATTGCGGTGACAGTGGGCGCTGAACTGATCACCGTTGATCACGCCTACAGCCACAAGAAGTTGCGCTTTGTGGTGCATCTCTGCGACTGGATGTCGGGGGAGCCGCAGCCCCTTGCCAGTCAGCAGGTGCGTTGGGTGCGCCCAGATGACCTGGTGGATTACGCCTTTCCGGCCGCCAATGCTCGGATCATTGAGGCGTTGCTTGGCAGCTTGGAAAGCTCTGCCCACCCTTAA
- a CDS encoding carbohydrate kinase family protein: MALGSVVVCLGEALIDRLGPPGGDPAVDHPLDDRLGGAPANVACGLARLGTPVAFAGRLGQDAIGEAFSSLFAKRGVDTTLLQRDAKCPSRIVLVRRSLDGERQFQGFAGDEGAGFADQALEPVALPEVQWLLIGTLPLASTASAAALFSAARQARSQGTALALDVNWRPTFWDATADAEAGPSSAAKDAIQPLLEQAALIKLAREEALWFFNTDDPGSIQQSLSQRPDVVVTDGASPVLWQLGDESGQQAAFQPPSVVDTTGAGDAFTAGLLHRWAAAPQERVRFAAACGALVCGGAGGIDPQPTQAQVEAFLGGVS, from the coding sequence ATGGCGCTTGGTTCCGTTGTCGTCTGTCTCGGTGAAGCTCTGATCGATCGGCTTGGGCCGCCTGGAGGTGACCCGGCGGTCGATCATCCGCTGGACGACCGTCTGGGAGGAGCGCCAGCGAATGTGGCCTGTGGCTTGGCTCGCTTGGGCACCCCCGTGGCGTTTGCCGGTCGCTTGGGGCAGGACGCTATCGGCGAGGCTTTTTCCAGCTTGTTTGCTAAGCGTGGTGTCGACACCACGCTCCTGCAGCGGGATGCCAAGTGCCCTAGTCGCATCGTGCTAGTTCGTCGCTCGCTTGATGGTGAACGGCAGTTTCAGGGTTTTGCTGGCGATGAAGGGGCCGGTTTCGCGGACCAGGCTCTTGAGCCGGTTGCTCTGCCCGAGGTTCAATGGTTGTTGATCGGCACCCTTCCGTTGGCGTCAACAGCGTCGGCCGCGGCTTTGTTCTCTGCCGCGCGCCAGGCCCGGAGCCAGGGCACCGCGCTTGCCCTTGATGTGAACTGGCGCCCCACGTTTTGGGATGCCACCGCTGATGCCGAGGCCGGTCCGTCTTCAGCAGCGAAGGATGCGATTCAACCGCTTCTGGAGCAGGCGGCTCTGATCAAGTTGGCGCGGGAGGAAGCACTTTGGTTCTTCAACACTGACGATCCCGGTTCAATTCAGCAGTCCTTGTCCCAGCGGCCGGACGTCGTGGTCACCGATGGAGCATCTCCGGTGCTCTGGCAATTGGGTGACGAATCAGGGCAGCAGGCTGCGTTTCAGCCCCCCAGCGTCGTTGACACCACCGGTGCTGGTGATGCCTTCACGGCCGGTCTGTTGCACCGGTGGGCCGCCGCTCCCCAGGAGCGCGTCCGTTTTGCGGCCGCCTGTGGTGCCCTGGTCTGTGGCGGCGCCGGTGGCATTGATCCCCAGCCAACGCAGGCTCAGGTTGAGGCCTTTCTGGGAGGGGTGAGCTGA
- the tsaE gene encoding tRNA (adenosine(37)-N6)-threonylcarbamoyltransferase complex ATPase subunit type 1 TsaE, whose protein sequence is MDICRDAEASGSLETDSTGLVWALETLETTQALGRSLARELPRGAILLLSGPLGAGKTSLVQGLAEGLGITEPITSPTFALAQHYPQGSPQLVHLDLYRLEQPTSADELFLQEEEEARAAGALMAVEWPERLGLDLAEAWLLELHHQDEGRLAQLTPPRKAST, encoded by the coding sequence TTGGATATCTGCAGAGACGCCGAGGCTTCGGGCTCGCTTGAAACGGACTCTACAGGGCTTGTCTGGGCTCTTGAGACCCTTGAGACGACGCAGGCCCTGGGCCGATCCCTCGCTCGGGAACTTCCACGGGGAGCAATTCTTCTCCTCAGCGGTCCCCTCGGGGCCGGCAAAACATCGTTGGTGCAAGGCCTGGCCGAAGGCCTCGGGATCACCGAGCCGATCACCAGTCCCACCTTTGCTTTGGCACAGCACTACCCCCAGGGATCACCGCAGCTGGTGCACCTCGATCTCTATCGGCTGGAACAACCGACCTCCGCAGATGAGCTGTTTCTTCAGGAAGAAGAAGAGGCGCGCGCGGCGGGGGCGTTGATGGCGGTGGAGTGGCCGGAACGGCTGGGGCTCGATCTGGCCGAGGCCTGGCTCCTGGAGTTACACCATCAAGACGAAGGGCGGCTGGCTCAGCTCACCCCTCCCAGAAAGGCCTCAACCTGA